The Pseudomonas sp. FP2309 genome has a window encoding:
- a CDS encoding DUF3820 family protein gives MNPEKLELLITRQMPFGKYKGRIIADLPGPYLNWFAREGFPHGELGGLLALMQEIDHNGLCELLEPLRAKHGKPAPRH, from the coding sequence ATGAACCCCGAAAAACTGGAACTGCTGATCACCCGCCAGATGCCCTTCGGCAAATACAAAGGCCGGATCATCGCCGACCTGCCGGGGCCTTACCTGAACTGGTTTGCCCGCGAAGGTTTCCCCCACGGTGAACTCGGTGGTTTGCTGGCCTTGATGCAGGAAATCGACCACAACGGGCTCTGCGAACTGCTCGAGCCGCTGCGCGCGAAACACGGCAAACCCGCCCCTCGCCATTAA
- a CDS encoding MaoC family dehydratase, translated as MTQVTNTPYEALEVGQTASYSKTVEERDIQLFAAMSGDHNPVHLDAEYAKATMFKERIAHGMFSGALISAAVACELPGPGTIYIGQQMSFQKPVKIGDTLTVRLEILEKLPKFRVRIATRVFNQRDELVVDGEAEILAPRKQQVVTLTELPPISIG; from the coding sequence ATGACCCAGGTAACCAACACCCCGTACGAAGCCCTCGAAGTCGGCCAGACCGCCAGCTACAGCAAAACGGTTGAAGAGCGCGATATCCAGCTGTTCGCCGCGATGTCCGGCGACCACAACCCGGTGCACCTGGATGCCGAATACGCTAAAGCGACCATGTTCAAGGAGCGGATCGCCCATGGCATGTTCAGCGGCGCCTTGATCAGCGCAGCGGTAGCCTGCGAGCTGCCTGGGCCGGGAACTATCTATATTGGCCAGCAGATGAGCTTCCAGAAGCCCGTCAAGATCGGCGACACCCTGACCGTACGCCTGGAGATCCTTGAGAAACTGCCGAAGTTTCGTGTACGCATTGCCACCCGTGTGTTCAACCAGCGTGATGAGCTGGTGGTGGACGGCGAGGCGGAAATCCTTGCGCCGCGCAAACAGCAGGTCGTGACCTTGACCGAGCTGCCGCCGATCAGCATCGGCTGA
- a CDS encoding PA2169 family four-helix-bundle protein encodes MTDINKESISVLNDLIETSIDGQKGFKECAEDIKHPELKALFAKRSADCATAAAELKTAVRALGGDPEDSGSVAGALHRGWVDVKSMVTGKDEEAVLNEAERGEDHALKAYKDAIEKINKHNLLGIRDLVERQYHGVQRNHDQVKALRNQARAQS; translated from the coding sequence ATGACTGATATCAACAAAGAATCGATCTCTGTACTCAACGACCTGATCGAGACCAGCATTGACGGCCAGAAAGGCTTCAAGGAATGCGCCGAAGACATCAAGCATCCAGAGCTCAAGGCGCTGTTCGCCAAGCGCTCCGCTGATTGCGCCACCGCCGCCGCCGAGCTGAAGACCGCTGTGCGTGCCCTGGGTGGTGATCCGGAAGATTCCGGTAGCGTGGCTGGCGCGCTGCACCGTGGCTGGGTCGACGTGAAGTCGATGGTCACCGGTAAAGACGAAGAGGCTGTGTTGAACGAAGCCGAGCGCGGTGAAGACCACGCACTCAAGGCTTATAAAGACGCGATCGAGAAGATCAACAAGCACAACCTGCTGGGCATTCGTGACCTGGTTGAGCGTCAGTACCACGGCGTACAGCGCAACCACGACCAGGTAAAAGCCCTGCGTAACCAGGCTCGCGCTCAGTCGTAA